The following proteins are encoded in a genomic region of Lactiplantibacillus plantarum:
- a CDS encoding PTS sugar transporter subunit IIB codes for MLTVQVRNVASKNGWDVDCEHASLDAVGSFRGDLIISLSDVAKELEDEGVKTPIIGIDSLMDSNEIERKMTPYIGK; via the coding sequence ATGTTAACAGTTCAGGTTAGGAATGTTGCTAGTAAAAATGGTTGGGATGTTGATTGTGAACATGCCAGTTTAGATGCAGTTGGTAGTTTTCGTGGGGACTTAATTATTTCATTAAGTGATGTTGCTAAAGAGTTGGAGGATGAAGGCGTAAAAACACCAATTATTGGTATTGACAGCTTAATGGATTCTAATGAAATTGAACGAAAGATGACACCGTATATTGGAAAGTAG
- a CDS encoding PTS sugar transporter subunit IIA, with protein sequence MQLLDSSLVQLDVTVDSWQSAIRCAAEPLVKNKFVTKEYPERVIEIAEKDGPYIVIAPHIALSHAAVSDGALKNGLGLTVLTEPVKFGNKVNDPVSLVFTLSSVGDDIHLSQMAALVNVLQKTRVIEKVTRSNDVNEVIDLFNER encoded by the coding sequence ATGCAATTACTTGATTCAAGTTTAGTTCAATTGGATGTAACGGTTGACAGTTGGCAATCTGCGATTAGATGTGCAGCGGAGCCATTAGTCAAGAATAAGTTTGTGACTAAAGAGTATCCTGAGCGTGTCATTGAAATTGCTGAAAAGGATGGTCCCTATATTGTAATTGCACCACACATAGCGTTATCACACGCTGCTGTATCTGATGGGGCCTTAAAAAATGGTCTTGGACTTACTGTCTTAACTGAGCCGGTTAAGTTTGGAAATAAGGTTAATGATCCAGTAAGTCTTGTTTTTACACTTAGTTCAGTTGGCGATGATATTCACTTAAGTCAAATGGCTGCTTTAGTTAATGTGCTCCAAAAAACAAGAGTAATTGAAAAAGTAACTCGATCTAACGATGTTAACGAGGTTATAGATTTATTTAATGAAAGGTGA
- a CDS encoding BglG family transcription antiterminator: MEVNDIKHGEDILELLLQPSSYVDFNRIHEVLHISRRTFFYALKKINHYLDDNDLDTIQNVKGVGYHLSDDTKHTLLKEFSDSKTISQVFSQRDRKLLTMLSLINHEYVSLENNQRRFHITHHTAVSDLKALKVTALNYGLTIISGTNGTSLTGTERNQRNWFLTVLGENGPLINSALKIDPNTSLEITHFLRTLETDTGNYFSDDTLTILITFFSWYLNRLLTNHSFELKQNDANMSEQVSIINNWAKAFLCHYQIYNVNEQLFITYLVKSGQFIHINPDNKLAHKLAPIVRQIIRRFNDVSGSQISVESLEVPLLTHLLSTYYRVKYQITFKQPSLSIIMKQYNELIFLHVFL, translated from the coding sequence ATGGAAGTTAATGATATTAAGCACGGAGAAGATATTTTAGAACTCTTACTTCAACCAAGTTCCTACGTAGATTTCAATCGAATTCATGAAGTATTACATATCTCACGAAGAACCTTCTTTTACGCTTTAAAAAAAATAAATCATTATCTAGACGATAATGATTTAGACACTATTCAAAACGTAAAGGGGGTTGGTTATCATCTTTCTGATGACACAAAGCACACTTTATTGAAAGAATTCTCAGATTCAAAAACAATCAGTCAGGTTTTCTCCCAGCGTGATCGGAAACTTCTAACCATGCTATCCTTGATTAATCACGAATATGTTTCATTAGAAAATAATCAACGACGCTTTCACATTACACATCATACTGCTGTCTCAGATTTAAAAGCTTTGAAAGTAACTGCTCTAAACTATGGTCTTACGATAATTTCAGGAACAAATGGTACTTCTCTAACAGGTACGGAACGCAATCAACGAAATTGGTTTTTAACAGTTCTAGGCGAGAACGGCCCATTAATAAATAGCGCCTTAAAAATTGATCCCAATACGTCTCTCGAAATTACACATTTTCTGCGTACACTAGAAACGGACACTGGAAATTATTTTAGTGATGATACTTTAACAATCCTAATAACCTTCTTTTCTTGGTATCTGAACCGACTTCTCACAAATCATAGTTTTGAATTAAAACAAAACGATGCTAATATGTCTGAACAAGTTAGCATCATTAATAACTGGGCAAAAGCATTTTTATGCCATTATCAGATTTATAACGTAAACGAGCAGCTGTTCATCACCTACTTAGTAAAAAGCGGTCAGTTTATTCACATTAATCCCGATAATAAGCTAGCTCATAAATTAGCGCCTATTGTTAGACAAATCATTCGTCGATTTAATGATGTTTCTGGCTCTCAAATCTCTGTAGAATCTTTAGAGGTACCCTTGTTAACACATCTTTTATCTACTTACTATCGTGTTAAGTATCAAATTACGTTTAAACAACCTAGCTTAAGCATAATTATGAAGCAGTACAATGAATTGATTTTTTTACACGTCTTTCTCTAA